The following coding sequences are from one Reyranella humidisoli window:
- a CDS encoding Bug family tripartite tricarboxylate transporter substrate binding protein, with translation MTNQNRRGFVRATGAAAALATLGLAGRAGAQGTQPLENVRIITGFPPGGTSDTLCRRVAEGLKGTAYTKAAIVENKAGAGGQIAIQSMKGAATDGSVILQTPASMLMIYPHIYKKLAYDAFTDVTPVTLACVFDFGFCVGPAVPDSVKNIPEFLAWCKANPDKANYGSPAAGSVPHFIGVLLGQAGGIELKHVAYRGTQPAVQDMVGGQIQAVSGPVGEFTQQVAAGKARLLGVSGATRSRFAPNVPTFAEQGYKDLVFSEWFGFFAPGGTPAPVVMRANEALRAALAQKDVVDGLAVMGLEVKSSTPQELATLLKQSYDRWGPIVKKIGFTADS, from the coding sequence ATGACCAACCAGAACCGCCGCGGCTTCGTCCGCGCCACGGGTGCCGCTGCCGCGCTCGCCACCCTGGGGCTCGCCGGCCGTGCGGGCGCGCAGGGCACCCAGCCGCTCGAGAACGTGCGCATCATCACCGGCTTCCCGCCGGGCGGCACGTCCGACACGCTTTGCCGTCGCGTCGCCGAGGGCCTCAAGGGCACCGCCTACACCAAGGCGGCGATCGTCGAGAACAAGGCCGGCGCCGGTGGCCAGATCGCCATCCAGTCGATGAAGGGCGCGGCGACCGACGGCAGCGTCATCCTGCAGACGCCCGCGTCGATGCTGATGATCTATCCGCACATCTACAAGAAGCTGGCCTACGACGCCTTCACCGACGTGACGCCGGTGACACTGGCCTGCGTCTTCGACTTCGGCTTCTGCGTTGGCCCCGCCGTGCCCGACAGCGTGAAGAACATCCCCGAGTTCCTGGCCTGGTGCAAAGCCAACCCGGACAAGGCCAATTACGGCTCGCCGGCGGCCGGCTCGGTTCCGCATTTCATCGGCGTGCTGCTGGGCCAGGCGGGCGGCATCGAGCTGAAACATGTCGCCTATCGCGGCACGCAGCCCGCCGTGCAGGACATGGTCGGTGGCCAGATCCAGGCGGTGTCGGGTCCGGTCGGCGAGTTCACCCAGCAGGTCGCCGCCGGCAAGGCGCGCCTTCTCGGCGTTTCGGGCGCCACCCGCAGCCGCTTCGCGCCGAACGTCCCGACCTTCGCCGAGCAGGGCTACAAGGATCTCGTCTTTTCCGAATGGTTCGGTTTCTTCGCTCCGGGCGGCACGCCCGCCCCGGTCGTCATGCGCGCCAACGAAGCGCTGCGCGCAGCGCTCGCCCAGAAGGACGTGGTCGACGGCCTCGCCGTCATGGGCCTCGAGGTTAAATCCTCGACGCCGCAGGAACTCGCAACGCTCCTGAAGCAGAGCTACGACCGCTGGGGTCCGATCGTGAAGAAGATCGGCTTCACGGCGGACTCCTGA
- a CDS encoding glycosyltransferase: MSPSALNLFHEEDAADRWLPLVRRALRRTKPSSGSFQSFQNLCAGLDHLGIPYRVNNYAHLRRHPGEIACVIGKPPVLDKIPCGTPIVFGSAGYDHPVDDPTLLSDHNIRGVLVPCEWVRKMCEPYWGMKVHAWAEGFDTEGWKPLPGAVQDIDVLVCDRIRCHPERDRPAVRDPIVRDLEARGLRVATFRHDGGREEQFRALLARARSMVLLSEHETRGVALRQALSSDVPVLAWDAGGLWQDTRYHPHRVQFGPVTSTPDWDDRCGMKFRDTDDFGAVFPRFWTGVLQQRFAPRAHVLENLTLEAGARRYADLVHRLNFGALDREEPADWLKAA, encoded by the coding sequence GTGTCTCCCTCCGCCCTGAACCTCTTCCATGAAGAAGACGCCGCCGATCGCTGGCTGCCTCTGGTTCGCCGCGCCTTGCGCAGGACGAAGCCGTCCAGCGGAAGTTTCCAGAGCTTCCAGAACCTGTGCGCCGGCCTCGATCACCTCGGCATACCCTATCGGGTGAACAACTACGCGCATCTGCGTCGCCATCCCGGCGAGATCGCCTGCGTCATCGGCAAGCCGCCGGTGCTGGACAAGATCCCCTGCGGCACGCCGATCGTGTTCGGGTCGGCGGGCTACGACCATCCGGTCGACGATCCCACACTTCTCTCCGATCACAACATCCGGGGCGTGCTGGTGCCGTGCGAATGGGTCCGGAAAATGTGCGAACCCTACTGGGGCATGAAGGTGCATGCGTGGGCCGAGGGTTTCGACACCGAAGGCTGGAAGCCCCTGCCCGGCGCCGTCCAGGACATCGACGTCCTGGTCTGCGACAGGATCCGTTGCCATCCCGAGCGCGATCGCCCGGCGGTCCGCGATCCCATCGTCCGCGACCTCGAGGCCCGCGGCCTGCGCGTTGCCACCTTCCGCCACGACGGCGGACGCGAGGAACAGTTCCGCGCCCTGCTCGCCCGTGCGCGCTCGATGGTGCTGCTGAGCGAGCATGAGACCCGGGGCGTTGCCCTGCGGCAGGCCCTGTCGTCCGATGTTCCCGTCCTCGCCTGGGACGCCGGCGGCCTATGGCAGGATACCCGCTACCATCCCCATCGCGTTCAGTTCGGCCCCGTGACCTCGACTCCCGACTGGGATGACCGCTGCGGGATGAAGTTCCGCGATACCGACGACTTCGGCGCCGTCTTCCCGCGCTTCTGGACGGGCGTTCTCCAGCAACGATTCGCGCCCCGTGCGCATGTGCTGGAAAATCTGACCCTGGAAGCCGGCGCACGCCGTTACGCCGACCTCGTGCATCGCCTGAACTTCGGTGCCCTCGACCGGGAAGAGCCGGCAGACTGGCTAAAAGCTGCCTGA
- a CDS encoding UbiX family flavin prenyltransferase, translated as MATSKAAGASGRRMVVGITGASGTVYGIRVLEALRALKIETHLVISKAGDQTRSLETDMSAADLRALADHVHAPGDIAAAISSGSFQTMGMIVAPCSVRTLSEIATGVTSGLVSRAADVCLKERRRVVLMFRETPLHAGHIKSMLAVTEMGAIVAVPSPAFYTRPKTVDDIVTHSVARVLDLFGLDTRTFPRWTGPSGVKKAAVVRRRSGR; from the coding sequence ATGGCAACGAGCAAGGCAGCAGGCGCATCGGGCCGGCGCATGGTCGTCGGCATCACCGGCGCCTCGGGAACGGTCTACGGGATTCGTGTGCTGGAAGCGTTGCGCGCCCTGAAGATCGAGACCCATCTCGTGATCTCCAAGGCGGGCGATCAGACGCGGTCGCTCGAGACCGACATGTCTGCCGCCGACCTGCGGGCGCTGGCCGATCACGTCCATGCGCCGGGCGACATCGCCGCGGCGATATCGAGCGGGTCGTTCCAGACCATGGGCATGATCGTGGCGCCGTGCTCGGTGCGGACCCTGAGCGAGATCGCGACCGGGGTGACGTCTGGCCTCGTCTCGCGTGCAGCCGACGTCTGCCTCAAGGAACGCCGGCGGGTCGTGCTGATGTTCCGCGAAACGCCGCTGCATGCCGGCCACATCAAGAGCATGCTGGCTGTCACCGAGATGGGTGCCATCGTCGCGGTGCCGTCGCCGGCTTTCTATACGCGCCCGAAGACCGTCGACGACATCGTGACCCATTCGGTCGCGCGCGTGCTCGACCTGTTCGGCCTCGACACCAGGACGTTTCCGCGATGGACCGGCCCTTCCGGCGTGAAGAAGGCCGCCGTTGTCCGGCGTCGGAGTGGCAGGTGA